Below is a window of Salvelinus alpinus chromosome 34, SLU_Salpinus.1, whole genome shotgun sequence DNA.
TCATTAAGGACATTGGATGTCCACTATCTTGGAACCAGAGGTAATCTGACTGTTGTGTGTTTAACTTGTCCAGGAGctgcagagagagaagaacatTGTGAGCGCCCAGCTGGACCAAGGTAGCAAGAGGCTGTCtcagctggaggaggagaggaagacctCCGAGCAGAACCTCAAACGCACCCAGAGCATGCTGGATGACTTCAGAGGTAGGTTGTTGGTTTtgtttaacatttaacatttattaAAATCTCTTGTTTAAGTGAGACTTTGTGCATGGTTTCCAAACCTATCGATTATGATTTAGCAATGTAAAAGTAATGTTTTAAATCCTGTTTGATGTGGAATGAGCTCATTTTCATTCCATGCCTTGTCATTTCTCTGGTTTTGGCTTCCCCACATTAGAtgttgtttctgtgtgtctgttgttcaACAGCCAAAAATGAAGCTCAGTCCGAAGAGCTGAAAGGACTTGTCACTAAACTTGAAAGCCAGACCAGATCGTCAGCCCAAGATCTAGAGAACCTAAAGAAAACGCTCGCAGACGCAGAGACCAAGAATGACAAGACTCAGAGTGAACTGAATACCcaaaaacaggaagtggaacagatcacaaacaaacacagagcTCTGGAGAAGGAGATCCAGGAACTGAAGACAACCCTGACCACCACTCAGAGCGAGTTTGTGCAGCTGAAGAAGGAGTACGAGACACTTCAGGGATGGAAAACGGAGAAGGAGACGCTCGTTAACGAGACTGAGGCTGTGCAGCAAGGCTTTGCCGACAAAATCACTGAGCTGGAGAAGAGTCTGGGCTCGTTGAACGACGATAACAGAGGTCTAAAGGAGCAGCTGAAGACTCTGGAGGCTGAGAAGGCTTGTCTATCGGGGCAGATTGACTCCCTGAAGGGAGAACTCCTCAACAAGTGTACTGACCTGGAGGAGAAGGGCTGCATGTACGAAGAGCTTCAGAAACAGCTGGTGGAGTCTGACCAGAAACACTCAAAAAACCTGGAAAACGTTGGTTTGCAGGTGACCCAGCTCGAGGGACAAGTGAAGGACATGGAGTCCAGGCTGCAGGTGGAGACTGGCAGGGCGAAGCGGGCCGAAATGTTTCACACTGAGCTCCAGGAGCAGTACCAGGCTGCCTGCGACCTGGCCCGGTCCAAAGATGCTCTGGTAGAGTTAGGCCAGAGCGAAGCAGCCCAGCTCAGGGAGAGCCTGGCTCAGACCACGGCCCTACAGGAGGAACAGCTGGCCAGGTTTACCCAGGAGAAGACCGCCGTCCTGAAGGAGTGTGAGGAAAGCGTAGCATCGAAGGCAGACGAGGCTGAGCAGGCCAAGCTGAGTCTGGTTAAGATTCAGCAGGAGCTGCCGTTCCTCCAGGACCAGGTGTCTTCACTGGAGTCCAACCTGAAGATCCAGAAAATTTTGGGTGTTAAACTACAGGCCACGTATGACAACATTGTCAATACTAAAGAGGATCTTGTGCAGAAGCTTTCCGAGGCAGAAAAGAGAGGGGAAAGTCTTCAGGGTGAAGTCAATAGCCTCTCAGAGCAGGCGAAAACTGTTGGCTCTCTACAGGAGCGCTGTGATAATCTGACGGCTGCGGCACAGGAGTCCATAAGCGCTCTGCAGAACATGACCGAGACCCTGACCCagactgagacagagctgcagAAACTGAGAGACGTAGTTGAGAAACTAGAGGCTCAGGTGAACGAAGCTGAGACCAAGGCCTCAGATCTTGAGAGGGAAAAGGCAGAGATGGCAGAGAAAGTAGAGAAAATCCAGAGGGAAGCTGAAGAGGTTTCTGTGAAGTATCAAAGCCTTCAGGACtcccaggaagaggagaggaagggtttGCTGAAGCAGATCTCTACATTGAAGGACAGACTCGCTGAGAATAATGCTGCTTCCACCCAGCTGTCTTCTGACCTGAATAACTCCCTGGAAGCTCTGCAGAAGACCCACTCGGCTGCCGTGGAGCTCAACTCCAACCTGGAGAGCAGCCTGGTGGAGAAAACAAACCTAATCTCTTCTCAGGAGATGCAAGTCAAAGAGCTCTCAGAGAGACTCCGTAAGGAAGCCGAGAGCCATGTCACAGAGCTGGAGACTTACCTCCAGAAACAAAGAGGCCTGAAGGAGCAGCTTGAGATTGTAAAGAGCCAGCTGGAGAGTAAAAGCAAGGAGGCAGCCGAGGCTAAGGAGAAATGGGAGAAGGCCTCACTAGAACTGTCTAAGCTGAGAGAAGATTTGTCTTCTGCCAGAAACGGTGTCGATGAGAAAGACCGTAAGGTTAAGAGtctgaaagagaggttgaaccaGGCTGAGTCTGAACAAGACAAAGCTACCGACGCCCTAAAAGAGAAGGTCATCAGCATGAAGAAGATCAAGGTCCAGCTGGAGATGCTTCAGATGGACCTGGAGGACAACGAGGCCTGCATGAACACCTTTGACACCCAGATAGAGGAGCTTAAAGGAACTGTGGAGGAACTCAGAGGAACCGTGGCCTCTCTGAacgggagactggaggagagcgTGACGCAAAGGGGCACCTTGGAGACCGAGCTGGGCTCTGTCAAAGAGCAGCTGTCAGAGAAGAGCTGTGAAGTCACCCAGATGACAGCAACTCTTGAAGACACTCGCCAGCAGATGCAGGCTGCCTTGTCCACAGCAGGTTTAGTGGAATCACTCCAGGCCACTGTTGATGGgctgatggagaccctggaggaggaggttagaaaaCACGGCCAACTGGAGATGGACATCATTCAGCTCACTGTGGAGAGGGAGCAGTTGACTGTGGAGAGGGAGCAGTTGACTGTGGAGAGGGAGCAGTTGACTGTGGAGAGGGAGCAGTTGACTGTGGAGAGGGAGCAGTTGACTGTGGAGAGGGAGCAGTTGACTGTGGAGAGGGAGCAGTTGACTgtggagagggagaagttgactgtggagagggagaagttgactgtggagagggagaagttgactgtggagagggagaagttgactgtggagagggagaagttgaCTGTGGAGAGGGAGCAGTTGACTGTGGAGAGGGAGCAGTTGACTGTGGAGAGGGAGCAGTTGACTGTGGAGAGGGAGCAGTTGACTGTGGAGAGGGAGCAGTTGACTGTGGAGAGGGAGCAGTTGACTGTGGAGAGGGAGCAGTTGACTGTGGAGAGGGAGCAGTTGACTGTGGAGAGGGAGCAGTTGACTGTGGAGAGGGAGCAGTTGACCGTGGAGAGGGAGCAGTTGACCGTGGAGAGGGAGCAGTTGACCGTGGAGAGGGAGCAGTTGACCGTGGAGAGGGAGCAGTTGACCGTGGAGAGGGAGCAGTTGACCGTGGAGAAGGAGCAGTTGGCCGTGGAAAGGGAGCAGTTGACCGTGGAGAGGGAGCAACTTGAGGCTGACTTGCAGAGGCACAGTCTGAACGCTGGGGATGAGAGGGACGCGGTCAAACAGGAGAACAAGTGTCTCCAGCGTACGCTACAGAGCCTGGCGGAGAACTACGAGGCTGTTCAGTCTGCGTTTGAGAGAGCGACCCGGCAGAGCGAGGACGAGGCCAGAGAGAGGATCGGAACGTTTGAGAGGGAACAAACCGAGCTCCAGCAGAGACTGAGCGGACTGCAGGGTGAACTAGCCCTGTTCAAGGAACACTATGACAGCCTGATGACTCAGGTAAATCGGAAAGTGGGAGAGCTAATTGTGTATGTAATTTGGGGATTTAGTTTTTAGTGTTTATTTTACAAGGCaggtcaaattcttatttacaacgatggcCTGTATTGTATAGGTCCTTGGAagtaaaatgtattttgtaaatgtattataaTTATTATGACAGGCAAGCCAGCAGCAGTCTCTCATAGAGCAGCTTCAGACCAAGAGAGACCAGAAGGTCTCTACAGGAGAGGCGGACGGACCGACTTCCAGACAGACGTCAGGCTCTTTCTTCAACGTCAGCTTACCCGTAAAAGAAGATACCGTggagatgaaaccaacaggtttgttgatgatgatgatatgatAAGACATTGAATTTCTAGTAGTTATGCTTTCCATTTACACAAATCTTGATGTTAATATAATATATGCTTCGGGTTCACAAGGATTTACTTTATTTCATTGATCTCATTAGCTGAGCAATCAGATGACCTCCACAACTCTGAGGTACCTCTACAGGCAGGAAGTGACAGCAACGAGGAGCCGGCTGTAGAGTTCagtgactgcatggataaagtcCCTGTAGAGCAGCAGATAGCGCTCAGTGAAAGCCTAGATAATGATGATGTGACCCTCAGCGGTGAACATCCAGCAGTCTCTGAAACTCTCCGTGACCAGGACCAGCTGGCCCAGAGCAGGGAGGCGCTCAGAAAGCTAGAGGAGGAGCTACAGTCCCTCCACTCCCAGCTTGACCTCGCTACCTCTGAGATGACCCTCAGGAAGGAGCTGTGCTCTGAGCTGGAGGTCAAAGTTGAAGAGTTGGAGGTGAAGGTCCaacagatggaggaggagaggtgtggtGCTGCAGAGAAGATTAGCGCTGCCATAGTGGAGAGACGGATGCTAGGTTGGTTTTTAACTAAACACTATCTCTCCTTTGTTGACCCACCCGCCCCCTCCCTaatataaacaaacaaacaccaTACTGTTGTACTTGTCTTTCTTGCACTAACACTTACTAGCACTGATTTGGCTTATAGCTGCTTTTATGTGGAAGGTTTCTACTCTTAATAAAGTTGATACGTGATTGTCTTACCAACCTTAGTTTAATGCAGTAACTAAGTTCCTCTGGATAAGAGCCGACGCTAAATGACCAATATGTCAAAAAAGGTTGCTGTCTCAGTCTTTTGTCCTGTGTATTATGTTTACTCTCAAGGGTGTTTTAATGATGACAATAACATGTATTTATTATCAGGTGACCAGATCTCAGAGTTGACAGAGGAGTCAGAGTCCCTGAGACTGGCGCTGCAAACCTCTAAATGTCAGCTGTCTGATGTCATGGAGATGCTGGAGACGCTGGAGCTGGCCAAAGGTAAGGACCAGAAACCCAAATTGTGGACCTCTGGAAATTACAAATTCTATTATCTAATTTTATCTTTGTAATATGCCTCATTTTAATAGTGCTAGCATCTAATTTGTTTAATTTTTAGTGCTTTAGGCAAACGTATAGAAAGTGAaaagctttttattttatttatgaatTAATGAAGATATGATTCTTCCATCCTGAAGGTGGTTGGAGCGAGAGGTTCTTCCAGGTGGAAAGCGAACTGAAGAGGGTTCGTTCTGAGAAGGCCAATCTGGAGAAACACATCCTCTCCATGGAGGCTGATTTGGAGTGCCTGACAGAGCAGAAAGTCACgctggagagggagatggaggctaGCCGCAAAGCTAAATGTGACCTGGCCCAGCAGCTGGCCACCCTCACCTCAGAGAACGGACAACTCAGACAGGAGCTAGTGTCCTGCAGTGAAGATAGAGATGAGCTGGAACAGTCAGTGGCACAGTGGAAGGATAAGGCAGAGAGTCTGGAGAAGACAAACGTGGATACTAGAGAGGTTATTAAGATCTTAGAGGAAGATATCAGAAACGGGAAGAGGGAATCTGATGTGACGTCCGCTAACCTGGAGAGTCTGCAGAAGGAGAGAGGTCAGCTGGTGCTGCAGTGTCAGACGCTAGAGAAGACCATCACCCTGCAGAGCGGGGAGAAGGACAACCTGATTAACCAACTGAACAGCTTCAAAGATAACCAGAGCTCTGCGAGCAGAGACACTGAGTCCATGGCCTCTAAGATCCAGTCTCTGGAAGGGGAGATATCTAGACTAGCTCAGTCTCTGGAGTCTTCTCTGCTAGAGAAAGGAGAGATAGCCTCACGCCTCAACTCAACCCAGGAGGAGGTGGCCCAAATGAGGTCGGGCATCGAGAGGCTCCAGGTCCGCATAGAGTCCGacgagagaaagaaaaaagacaTGAGCGAACTGCTGAAGGCTGCCCGGAGGAAAGCTGATGCTCTTCAGGACCAGATAGacaaacaggagagggagagggaagacgCTGACCAAAACCTAGAGGAGGCTGTGCTTCAGGCCGAGACGGCCATGGCACAACTGGAAGAGttggaggaagagaagaaggaaCTGGCCAGGAAGATTGAGGAGATGACCGCCGAACTGGACAGCCTGAGAAATGAGAAGGAGAGGCTTGAGGGAGCGCTCTCCCTGAAGAACGCAGAGATTGAGGAGCTGAAGGCAGCAAACCGAGCTGCCACTGAGGaactggagagagggatgagagaggcgGAGGACAAACAGAGGGCAATGGTGGAAGAGTTACAGGCCCAGCTTGGCTCTGTGAGCTCGGAGCTGCAGAAATGCAGAGAAGACCtggggggggagaaggagagaaggcgGTCTCTAacggaggaatgggagaaagagCGCGATAGGCTGCAGTACTTAGTAGGTGAATGGAAGACTGAGGGGGAGAGGCTGAAGAAAGAGGTGGATCGACTGCAGGCTTTGGAGGTCGAgcggcagaaggagagagagatgctgaCTCTGAGACTGCAGGAGGACCTGGAGGCACAGCAGAACGAGATGGGGGACATCAGAGAGAACAACAACACCCTGCAGCAAGAGATGGAGAAGCTGCAGGCGCTACTGTCGGAGTGGGAGCAGAAAGAACAGGCTCAGTCTGCAGAGAGACTAGAACTACAGCAGCAGGCAGAAAGCTACAAGGTCAGTGGTTTTCTATGGTCCTATTGATATCGTGTAGAATAGCCTATATTCTTAGTATTTTGGGTTTTCATTCATCCATACGAGACTGGAATGATCTTGGTACTTTGTACTTTTCAACCATGGTTAATGTGTTGGAAACAGAGACGTGTTCACCTGTGCCAGTCTTCTGGTTCAGCAATGCAGTGTGTCAGTCACACTATGTATGTCCTCTTTCTAACACACTACGGACTCCTCCCTAGTTATCCCTGGAGGAGGTTACCTCAGAGAAGGAGGTGCTGAAggcacagcaggaggaggaggtggcaGCTCTTAGGGGTGAGTTGACCTCGGAGCAGGAGGTGCTGAGGGGACAGTTGGCTGCAGcggaggaggaggtcagaggtcatCTGTCAGAGCTGAGCAGCCTGAGAACCAGAATGGAGGAGCTCAGCACTACCATCACACAGCAGGACAGCAGCAAACAGGTATACAGCCCTTGTCACATTGTTGCTTTATGGCCTGGAAATTCATTGCATTAAATTAGGAGTGAAAAccacttgaaaatgtattactttttttttttgtgagtGATTATTATGGTGACTAATATTATTTATCTGTGTCCTGTCTGGAGGTATCTGAGCTGAGCTCCAGAGTGGCCCGTCTGTCTAAGGAGAGGGACTCAGCCCTCAGTAAGGTTAACCTGTGGATGAACTCCTGTAAACAGCTGGAGAAGGAGTGGGAGGCTCTTTTACTGGAGACCCAGCAACTACAGGCCAGCCAGACACCAGGTACCATTATCTACTACATTATCATCAATAATAAATATCATTGATATATGAAAACAGTAGGTGCCGAATAATTAAACCTTGGGGAACCCCAATTGAATACTTACATTATTTGAAACAAGTGATGGAAAATGTACCCAATatgtaatacttgagtaaaagtaaagatacctttaatagaacatttctcaagtgaaagtcacccagtaaaacactacttgagtaaaactatttggttttaaatatacttaagtatcaaaagtaaatgtaattgctaaaatatacttaagtattggaAGTAAATTGTAAATTGCAAACCAGGCGGCaccatgtatttatttattttatttacggatagccaggtgcacactccaacactcagacataatttacagtgcatttggcaGGGATACAAACATTTGccgttttgaatccaaaataggtgacctacATGATTCGTGTCGATCCGATGAGaaagtttgggggggggggtgctttggATCACTAAGGCTCAGCCAAACATTCACATAACAACAGAATGCAACGCGACTGAAGAGAAGAGATTCTCTAGTTACAGCATCAGCTTTGTAAAGTCGAGAGTATAAAGGCAGTTTGGCAGTTAACAGCAGCGCGTCCCCTGAACCATAACCAAGAGGTAacgttaggtgagaagcctgaccacggagaccaGGGGTAAGAAGGTGATGAaagcgtacttcatgagctgtaaccgaaaaacaactggcatttggaaagtttgaggtgagggagaaagtgtggtggaacaagtattgttagcattgttaagtaACGTTATCCTGCCAGCTTGATCGAATTatctgttagctagccagagaaatgttgagcaacattagccaacttaaCTGAACAAATAATTTAGTTTATGGTGTGACAAATTCCAGGCTAATAACGTCAGACAGCTAacgccagctagctaacgttacaacatcagatgagctaacgttagtaaccaaaccaattcgctatagtattaactggtcTACGACTCCTTGCCGTTTCTCAACTTGCGTTAGTTTCTTACTGGACTCTGGtaatctgtgtgaaatgttaactagctaacaaacTAACTAATATCTGTGAACtaatgttttccctctacagtatgtggttaattttcagaatgagagagtTAGGTGAAAATAAGGCGTTTgttgttaacttcttgacgcacggatccctttagcgggatcattttcgtaaacaaccgctgaattgcagagcgccaaatcccccaaaaatacaaaaaatatttatttccatgaaatcacaagtgaaatataccaaaacacagcttagcttgttgttaatcccccTGTCgcgtcagattttgaaaatatgctttacagcgaaagcaatccaagcgtttgtgagtttttcgatcactagacaaaacagtaagaacacctagcagccatgtagaatggtcacgaaagccagaaaagcaatcaaattaatcgcttacctttgatgatcttcggatgtttgtattcacgagactcccagttacacaataaatgttccttttgttcgataaagatttttttttaatcaaaatacctccatttgtttggcgtgttatgttcagtattccacagtcTTAGGCaagtcatcaaggcttgacgaaaattccatatagtatccgtaaaggtcgtaaaaacatgtcaaacgtttttaataatcaatcctcaggttgtttttaacatcaataatcgataatattccaaccggactgtaaactattcaatactgaagagaaagaaaatgtcgagcaacgAGGGTCTGGCGCAACAACTAATGGAGGGACATCCgcctatccactgacgcgttttgataaatctcgctcattttatttaaaaatatatatatataaaaaagcttgaaactatgtctaaagactgttcacaccctgaggaaaacataggaaaatgaatctggttgatatccctttagtttaaatggacgaaaggcaggcaatggaactttttttaaatagaagtcacttccgggttggattttctcaggttttcgccggCAAAATtatttctgttatactcacagacaatattttgacagttttggaaactttagagtgttttctatcctactctgtcaattatatgcatattctagcatctggacctgagaaataggcagcttacaatgggaacgttatttttcaaaacataaaaattctgccccctagcttcaagaggttaatTAAACAAGTGTATTTAGGGATCAAGTGGAGCTGGGCTTGGCTTAAGCTGGATGCcactatagaggtgaaaggaacaccacacactttcccCTTTTCTCACTTGTTCAATATTGTGGATAAAAAGGGCTATGCCAGGTGTACTCTGCCTGAAAGAGATGAATTATGTCAACAAAGGGTatcatgctctgctggcacattgtagaacagatgtccacaggcagaaagtgtaaTATTGTGCAGTGTAGTCCAAAGAcattgcttttgttgtgttgaacttgacagtaacacgTGTGAGTGAAGGGGGATTATAAAATGATTTACTCAGTGAacgttatttttgcacacatgtagccttgtgcacttgatcgTCGTCTACTATAGTGGCCAGTATAATAGAGCAACagtagaatgcctgtttgttttattatatttatttatttataattttttcttTCCCAAGtacaatatttagatgtgtgtgtgtgtggtcacaagcgttctattataaaggctgtcgtgggtAACTGTTATATTAGTGTATCGTTCTCATTTGCAGTAAAGTCAAGGCAACAAATAACCttggattgctttctttacattttttgaaGTTAAGCCTTGAGTTTGAGCCttgagttaggttcacattagCCACTTTTTCttttacacacacagactgatcatgtagatcgtattcgttgttgtttaattagttaaaacctgcatttccccctagcagggaTTTGTTGCATGTTTCACCTTTTTGGGCCTTCAGCAGTTTGCATCCCTGATTTGGAAAGTGTTCAAACCactttacttttttcacattttgttacgttacagccatattctaaaatggattaaatgaataaaaaattatTACGAggaaaaaatataaataacagataccttgattacataagtattcagaccctttgctatgagactctaaattgacctctggtgcatcctgtttccattgatcatccttgagatgtttctacaacttgattggagtcctcctgtggtaattcaattgattggacatgatttggaaaggaacacacctgtctatgtaaggtcccacagttgacagtatgtcagagcaaaacccaatCCATGAGGTTGAcaaaattgtccgtagagcttcgagacaggattgtgtcgaggcacatctagggaagggtaccaacaagaacacagtggcctcaatcattctgaaatggaagaagtttggaaccaccaagactcttcttagagctggccgcccggccaaactgatcaatcaggggagaagagccttggtcagggaggtgaccaagaacccgatggtcactctgacagagctcctgagttcctctgtgaagatgggagaaccttccagaaggacaaccatctctgcagcacttgcTTGAAGTTTgcaacctaaaggactctcagaccatgattaacaagattctctggtctgatgaa
It encodes the following:
- the cenpf gene encoding centromere protein F isoform X1, which encodes MSWVVEEWKDGLSGKALQKIQEIEGQLDKLKKERTQKQFQLDSLEAALQKQKQKVDSEKSEASAIKRENQALVESCDAVEKARQKATHDLGVKVQQVSNLEGQLSTSKKTIERLEQELRKYKNEKDRSQPSHSSDLQSYSTPQKTFATPAATPSYRQHDSRLEDLQERYNQEVEERKRLEAELKITQVKLLNQSSVSHKDIATRQQAGSSIFPWQQQDKNRQSQGTIETPLARRAGGGTSAGGFLWNTEDTPIKSIQRISTSVSQFDSDGSSQQMEQLRMLNQELKSKVSELEQRLQSQEKDARMQSGRLQELQGQLDQARRDLTDRDKTLGKSIDELSKATTQHEQAVAKCVSMEQKLKQVSEEMSCQRHNAESCRRALEQKVKDQEKESQKELSHLQSSHHALEQQFNQTKTKLNQEIQQAKKDHNILQAEMDKVSCQRSQLERDQEEQKQKLLRSEQSQQASQNKEQDLRKKFEELQREKNIVSAQLDQGSKRLSQLEEERKTSEQNLKRTQSMLDDFRAKNEAQSEELKGLVTKLESQTRSSAQDLENLKKTLADAETKNDKTQSELNTQKQEVEQITNKHRALEKEIQELKTTLTTTQSEFVQLKKEYETLQGWKTEKETLVNETEAVQQGFADKITELEKSLGSLNDDNRGLKEQLKTLEAEKACLSGQIDSLKGELLNKCTDLEEKGCMYEELQKQLVESDQKHSKNLENVGLQVTQLEGQVKDMESRLQVETGRAKRAEMFHTELQEQYQAACDLARSKDALVELGQSEAAQLRESLAQTTALQEEQLARFTQEKTAVLKECEESVASKADEAEQAKLSLVKIQQELPFLQDQVSSLESNLKIQKILGVKLQATYDNIVNTKEDLVQKLSEAEKRGESLQGEVNSLSEQAKTVGSLQERCDNLTAAAQESISALQNMTETLTQTETELQKLRDVVEKLEAQVNEAETKASDLEREKAEMAEKVEKIQREAEEVSVKYQSLQDSQEEERKGLLKQISTLKDRLAENNAASTQLSSDLNNSLEALQKTHSAAVELNSNLESSLVEKTNLISSQEMQVKELSERLRKEAESHVTELETYLQKQRGLKEQLEIVKSQLESKSKEAAEAKEKWEKASLELSKLREDLSSARNGVDEKDRKVKSLKERLNQAESEQDKATDALKEKVISMKKIKVQLEMLQMDLEDNEACMNTFDTQIEELKGTVEELRGTVASLNGRLEESVTQRGTLETELGSVKEQLSEKSCEVTQMTATLEDTRQQMQAALSTAGLVESLQATVDGLMETLEEEVRKHGQLEMDIIQLTVEREQLTVEREQLTVEREQLTVEREQLTVEREQLTVEREQLTVEREQLTVEREKLTVEREKLTVEREKLTVEREKLTVEREKLTVEREQLTVEREQLTVEREQLTVEREQLTVEREQLTVEREQLTVEREQLTVEREQLTVEREQLTVEREQLTVEREQLTVEREQLTVEREQLTVEREQLTVEREQLTVEKEQLAVEREQLTVEREQLEADLQRHSLNAGDERDAVKQENKCLQRTLQSLAENYEAVQSAFERATRQSEDEARERIGTFEREQTELQQRLSGLQGELALFKEHYDSLMTQASQQQSLIEQLQTKRDQKVSTGEADGPTSRQTSGSFFNVSLPVKEDTVEMKPTAEQSDDLHNSEVPLQAGSDSNEEPAVEFSDCMDKVPVEQQIALSESLDNDDVTLSGEHPAVSETLRDQDQLAQSREALRKLEEELQSLHSQLDLATSEMTLRKELCSELEVKVEELEVKVQQMEEERCGAAEKISAAIVERRMLGDQISELTEESESLRLALQTSKCQLSDVMEMLETLELAKGGWSERFFQVESELKRVRSEKANLEKHILSMEADLECLTEQKVTLEREMEASRKAKCDLAQQLATLTSENGQLRQELVSCSEDRDELEQSVAQWKDKAESLEKTNVDTREVIKILEEDIRNGKRESDVTSANLESLQKERGQLVLQCQTLEKTITLQSGEKDNLINQLNSFKDNQSSASRDTESMASKIQSLEGEISRLAQSLESSLLEKGEIASRLNSTQEEVAQMRSGIERLQVRIESDERKKKDMSELLKAARRKADALQDQIDKQEREREDADQNLEEAVLQAETAMAQLEELEEEKKELARKIEEMTAELDSLRNEKERLEGALSLKNAEIEELKAANRAATEELERGMREAEDKQRAMVEELQAQLGSVSSELQKCREDLGGEKERRRSLTEEWEKERDRLQYLVGEWKTEGERLKKEVDRLQALEVERQKEREMLTLRLQEDLEAQQNEMGDIRENNNTLQQEMEKLQALLSEWEQKEQAQSAERLELQQQAESYKLSLEEVTSEKEVLKAQQEEEVAALRGELTSEQEVLRGQLAAAEEEVRGHLSELSSLRTRMEELSTTITQQDSSKQVSELSSRVARLSKERDSALSKVNLWMNSCKQLEKEWEALLLETQQLQASQTPAGEESSDEAQKRSVEEVQTELKELKKALEERSEEVQVLSKTLAERSRELEVQKRSSEAELEELTEALEERSREADESMDKYCSMMVRVHKLEETNDTLKTRLERFVTQTTSSTANNASNTANNPSNNPSNTANNASNTASNTSNTANNASNNTPRRKLGRRSAARAQEALIPSCPAKMDSENTVPAGQGQGSLGKRGCGALAASDNSNTPFKAQEALLNTAKRIKATATTPKPGSRQEEEEFRPEGLPELVQRGFADIPVGEASPFIMRRTAVQRCSPRLAAARHTATAPSVTPQHKVLEPLSLQSPVGMATLSDSPGGKGLCVSPAPSGEERRGRRSLSTRKTPEQREKRKEAMMTSSRQEENCQVQ